The Metabacillus schmidteae genome has a segment encoding these proteins:
- the yqeH gene encoding ribosome biogenesis GTPase YqeH: protein MSEQQFSCIGCGVSIQTQDPEKLGYAPVSALEKEDIICQRCFRLKNYNEIQDVSLTDDDFLKILHGIGETKGLIVKIVDIFDFNGSWLQGIQRFVKGNPILLIGNKSDILPKSVKKQKLINWMKREAKELGLQPIDVCLVSSAKGHGIKEVAELIDEYRNGQDVYVVGCTNVGKSTFINRMIKEVAGVNDVITTSHYPGTTLDLIEIPLDNGASLYDTPGIINHHQMAHFIDKRDLKLLSPKKEIKPKVFQLNEQQTLYFGGLARLDYVSGGREALVCYIPTELNIHRTKLENASSLYEKHVGELLTPPRKEDVETFPELVPHELTIHEGKTDVVFSGLGWVTVNNPGKKIVAFAPKGVNVTLRKSLI, encoded by the coding sequence GTGTCTGAACAGCAATTTTCATGTATAGGATGTGGTGTTTCAATTCAAACACAAGATCCTGAGAAGCTTGGATATGCTCCAGTAAGTGCTTTAGAAAAAGAGGATATCATCTGTCAAAGATGCTTCCGATTAAAAAATTATAATGAAATCCAAGATGTTTCCCTAACTGATGATGATTTTTTAAAGATCTTACACGGTATCGGGGAAACAAAAGGTTTAATCGTAAAAATAGTTGATATCTTTGATTTTAATGGTAGTTGGCTACAAGGAATTCAACGGTTTGTAAAAGGAAATCCAATTTTATTGATAGGAAATAAAAGTGATATTCTACCTAAATCAGTAAAAAAACAAAAGCTGATTAACTGGATGAAAAGGGAAGCAAAGGAATTAGGATTACAACCGATTGATGTATGTTTAGTAAGCTCTGCTAAAGGACATGGCATAAAAGAAGTAGCAGAACTAATTGATGAATACCGGAATGGACAAGATGTCTATGTTGTAGGCTGTACAAATGTGGGGAAATCAACATTTATTAACCGAATGATTAAAGAAGTTGCAGGTGTTAATGATGTTATTACGACATCTCATTATCCAGGCACAACATTAGACTTAATCGAAATACCGTTGGACAATGGTGCTTCCTTGTATGATACTCCAGGTATTATCAATCACCATCAAATGGCACACTTTATTGATAAGCGTGATCTAAAACTATTAAGTCCTAAGAAGGAAATTAAACCAAAAGTTTTCCAATTAAATGAACAACAAACCTTATATTTTGGAGGGCTTGCCAGGTTAGATTATGTATCAGGTGGAAGAGAAGCACTTGTTTGCTATATTCCGACCGAGTTGAACATTCATCGAACAAAACTAGAGAATGCTAGTAGCTTATATGAAAAACATGTAGGAGAGCTTTTAACACCTCCAAGAAAAGAAGATGTAGAAACTTTCCCGGAATTAGTTCCTCATGAATTAACAATTCATGAAGGGAAAACAGATGTTGTCTTTTCGGGTTTAGGTTGGGTTACAGTAAATAATCCGGGTAAAAAAATAGTAGCTTTTGCACCAAAGGGAGTAAATGTCACACTTAGAAAATCGCTAATTTAA
- a CDS encoding YqeG family HAD IIIA-type phosphatase produces MLKLFLPGEYVKSIFHISPKKLKESGIKGIITDLDNTLVEWDRPDATPQLIEWFKEVKDLDMKITIVSNNNQLRVKAFSEPHNIPFIFKARKPMGKAFLKAVKDMNLKKEEVVVIGDQLLTDVLGGNRNGFQTILVVPVASTDGFFTRINRRIERRIMANLKRRGMIQWEE; encoded by the coding sequence ATGCTAAAGTTATTTTTACCTGGAGAATATGTAAAAAGCATCTTTCATATATCTCCTAAGAAATTGAAGGAAAGCGGAATAAAAGGTATTATTACAGATTTAGATAACACACTTGTTGAATGGGATCGACCAGATGCAACCCCCCAATTGATTGAGTGGTTTAAGGAAGTTAAAGATCTAGATATGAAAATTACCATCGTATCTAATAATAATCAATTACGTGTAAAAGCCTTCTCGGAGCCTCACAATATTCCATTTATTTTTAAGGCTAGGAAGCCTATGGGAAAGGCATTTTTAAAAGCGGTTAAAGATATGAACCTAAAAAAAGAAGAGGTCGTTGTTATAGGAGATCAGCTCTTAACAGATGTATTAGGTGGAAATCGTAATGGATTTCAGACGATTTTAGTTGTTCCAGTTGCATCAACAGACGGATTCTTTACAAGAATAAACCGTAGAATTGAACGTAGGATAATGGCTAATTTGAAACGTAGAGGGATGATTCAATGGGAGGAATAA
- the sda gene encoding sporulation histidine kinase inhibitor Sda gives MRKLSDELLIESYFKAIEMKLNDDFIDLIVIEIKRRSLGHLLKASS, from the coding sequence ATGCGTAAACTTTCTGACGAATTACTAATTGAATCTTATTTTAAAGCGATTGAAATGAAACTAAATGATGATTTTATAGACTTAATTGTGATTGAAATTAAACGCCGTTCTTTGGGACATCTGTTAAAAGCTTCTTCCTAA
- the sigK gene encoding RNA polymerase sporulation sigma factor SigK, with product MTGLITALGFFVKELVFLVSYVKNNAFPQPLSATDEKKYLQKMSEGDEYARNLLIEHNLRLVAHIVKKFENTGEDSEDLISIGTIGLIKAIESYSQGKGTKLATYAARCIENEILMHLRALKKTKKDVSLHDPIGQDKEGNEISLIDVLKSENEDVIDTIQLNMELEKVKEYIDILDGREREVIVGRFGLDLKKEKTQREIAKELGISRSYVSRIEKRALMKMFHEFYRAEKEKRNRLKEK from the coding sequence ATGACAGGGCTCATAACAGCACTAGGCTTCTTTGTAAAAGAATTAGTGTTTTTAGTATCTTATGTAAAGAACAATGCCTTTCCACAGCCTTTGTCTGCTACAGACGAAAAGAAGTATCTACAAAAAATGTCTGAAGGTGATGAGTATGCGAGGAACCTGCTTATTGAACATAACTTGCGACTCGTGGCTCATATTGTCAAAAAATTTGAAAATACTGGCGAAGACTCAGAAGATTTAATTTCGATTGGAACAATTGGGTTAATAAAAGCAATTGAAAGTTATTCACAAGGAAAAGGTACAAAGCTAGCTACTTATGCCGCGCGTTGTATTGAAAATGAGATACTTATGCATTTACGGGCTTTAAAAAAGACAAAAAAAGATGTCTCCTTACATGACCCAATCGGTCAAGATAAAGAAGGAAATGAAATCAGCTTAATTGATGTGTTAAAATCTGAAAACGAAGATGTGATCGACACCATTCAGTTAAATATGGAATTAGAAAAAGTAAAGGAATATATTGATATACTTGATGGAAGAGAGCGAGAAGTCATCGTTGGAAGATTCGGGCTTGATCTGAAAAAAGAAAAGACACAGCGTGAAATTGCAAAAGAACTAGGCATCTCAAGAAGCTATGTATCCAGGATTGAAAAACGTGCATTAATGAAAATGTTTCATGAGTTTTATCGTGCGGAAAAGGAAAAACGAAACCGGTTAAAAGAAAAATAA
- a CDS encoding YrzI family small protein codes for MTINLFFITLTLSISKRKKTKNDIHRDQEIQNRMEEVKTKQYENFHNM; via the coding sequence ATGACGATTAACCTATTTTTTATTACGTTAACTCTTTCTATCTCGAAAAGAAAGAAAACAAAAAATGACATTCACCGGGATCAAGAGATCCAAAATAGAATGGAAGAAGTAAAAACAAAGCAATATGAGAATTTTCATAACATGTAA
- a CDS encoding YrhC family protein: MNKKAIQALVTDFKNYAFVLLAASVFLYIGVVLPDQGKLGIYDTVLMITTILFLAGAFVSFKISLRYKKQLDETENQ; the protein is encoded by the coding sequence ATGAATAAAAAAGCAATACAAGCACTTGTAACAGATTTTAAAAATTATGCATTTGTTCTTTTAGCAGCAAGTGTGTTCTTATATATAGGAGTCGTTTTGCCGGACCAAGGAAAGCTTGGTATTTATGATACTGTTTTAATGATTACAACAATTCTTTTTTTAGCTGGAGCTTTTGTAAGCTTTAAAATATCTTTAAGATATAAAAAACAGCTGGATGAAACAGAAAATCAATAA
- the mtnN gene encoding 5'-methylthioadenosine/S-adenosylhomocysteine nucleosidase produces MKIAIIGAMEEEVTILRDKLDNREQEMIAGSEFTTGVYKGIDIILLKSGIGKVNAALSTTLLLDRYKPDYVINTGSAGGFHSSLNVGDVVISTEVRHNDVDVTAFGYEYGQVPGLPAAYTPDQKLVEIAVMKAEEITDIQVAKGLIVTGDSFLNDPVKVDFIRSKFQNLYAGEMEAAAIAQVCHQFEVPFVIIRALSDIAGKESNVSFDQFLDQAAKHSADLVLKIVEAV; encoded by the coding sequence TTGAAAATTGCCATCATTGGAGCAATGGAAGAAGAGGTAACGATACTAAGAGATAAGTTAGACAATCGTGAGCAGGAAATGATTGCTGGAAGTGAATTTACAACAGGGGTATATAAGGGAATTGACATAATCCTCCTGAAGTCAGGCATAGGTAAGGTTAATGCTGCTCTCAGCACTACATTATTATTAGATCGATATAAACCAGACTACGTGATTAATACAGGTTCGGCAGGTGGTTTCCACTCTTCCTTAAATGTAGGTGATGTTGTTATATCCACCGAAGTACGCCATAACGACGTGGATGTAACTGCATTTGGCTACGAATATGGTCAGGTACCTGGTTTACCTGCAGCCTATACTCCGGATCAAAAGTTAGTGGAAATCGCTGTAATGAAAGCAGAAGAAATTACAGATATTCAAGTAGCTAAGGGGCTAATCGTAACAGGTGACTCATTTTTAAATGATCCTGTAAAAGTAGACTTTATCCGTAGCAAATTCCAAAACCTTTATGCAGGTGAAATGGAAGCAGCGGCAATAGCACAAGTTTGTCATCAATTTGAAGTACCTTTTGTGATCATTAGAGCATTATCAGATATTGCTGGTAAAGAATCAAATGTTTCGTTTGATCAATTCTTAGATCAAGCAGCTAAGCACTCAGCTGATTTAGTGTTAAAAATAGTAGAAGCTGTGTAA
- a CDS encoding DUF2536 family protein, translated as MDFQLDLLKDKVEFFEATSIKDLEKKINDQIVHNQAILLHVHSVSHQMFVSEDGKRMYSAVVHFKAKL; from the coding sequence ATGGATTTTCAATTGGATTTATTAAAGGATAAAGTTGAATTTTTTGAAGCAACATCTATTAAGGACCTTGAGAAAAAGATTAATGATCAAATTGTACATAATCAAGCGATATTGCTACATGTACATTCTGTTTCCCATCAGATGTTTGTATCAGAAGACGGTAAAAGAATGTATAGTGCTGTTGTCCATTTTAAAGCTAAACTCTAA
- a CDS encoding YrrS family protein encodes MSNNHFSTSRYEKRDKKRKTNIVLNSLIGIVLVLIFVIGSQLILGSNQSEKTAKYNEQPDIKLASDEESNEEATSETKEDDEAKVEDTEADEQGKEESEDQRKEQGEEGSEQTENTEEEGTEDPFEQATITEGEPGSGVAEVIENPAWEPVGTSQTEPHSAKYDKESQDWKEMTKALSYATGIPESELIIWRLENNGSPNDAVGTISTKDQSAKYKVYITWVENQGWKPTKIEKLG; translated from the coding sequence TTGAGTAATAATCACTTTAGCACCTCTCGTTATGAAAAAAGAGATAAAAAAAGAAAAACAAATATTGTTTTAAACTCATTAATAGGAATCGTATTGGTTTTAATTTTTGTAATAGGATCACAGCTGATACTAGGTTCCAACCAATCTGAGAAAACCGCTAAATATAATGAGCAGCCTGATATAAAACTTGCAAGTGATGAGGAAAGCAACGAAGAAGCGACATCAGAAACGAAAGAAGATGATGAAGCAAAAGTTGAGGATACAGAAGCTGATGAGCAAGGTAAAGAAGAAAGTGAAGATCAACGTAAGGAACAAGGTGAAGAAGGTTCCGAGCAAACAGAGAACACTGAGGAAGAAGGTACAGAAGATCCTTTTGAACAGGCAACAATTACGGAAGGAGAACCTGGTTCAGGTGTTGCTGAAGTAATTGAAAACCCTGCATGGGAACCTGTAGGTACTTCACAAACAGAGCCTCATTCAGCAAAGTATGATAAGGAATCACAAGATTGGAAGGAAATGACAAAGGCGCTTAGTTATGCAACAGGAATTCCTGAATCAGAACTAATTATTTGGCGCCTAGAAAACAACGGCAGCCCGAATGATGCTGTAGGTACGATCTCAACTAAAGATCAATCAGCAAAATATAAAGTTTATATAACTTGGGTGGAAAATCAAGGTTGGAAGCCAACAAAAATTGAAAAATTAGGTTAA
- a CDS encoding peptidoglycan D,D-transpeptidase FtsI family protein: MLQNKRFMFIGIVYLAVLSFILYRLADIQLINTESFSDKGINLVQESVNQRTQEVMIDDGRGRFVDRDGDSLQKQAEPSLVLFPFLKETTWPSEDLSQIVGIPSNKLQELVSDTKEPVVLSSKHGVSLTASELEKINDLKIPGIFGIYQQTMLDETIGDHIIGIIGENAEALRTKYPDRTDLSYKTKIGVTGLEKAFDEFLLPDAETKLLYHVDGDGHPLFGINVKYIADSNPFYPVTVKTTIDKDIQAMAEEVLEQQKVEKGGVVLLDIENNEVLAMASKPTLNRSDSTTLTNHMLQPLFPGSIFKTVISAAAIEYGLDDPTRQFNCSLNLHGEADGGQDDGQLTFERSFAKSCNYTFTTLAKELIEKDKNVIEDTSNKLGLIDPVGWSGEVFHYENFKQFPDEKSGNIWSDNKDKNVPRAVDQTAIGQKDVKITPLSIANMMATIARGGQKQQVKIVENILYKNGTNMYSFTSNSLEGETISPMTASKLQKLLRLVVTDSEGTGRRFQSSPIEVSGKSGTAQTGKSNSNDQTLYNKWFAGYFPSEKPKYALVVVEMDTTSAEAGTNAAFYDIVNEMSKIDERKD, encoded by the coding sequence ATGTTACAAAATAAGAGATTTATGTTCATTGGTATTGTTTATTTAGCAGTATTATCATTCATTTTATATCGTTTAGCAGATATTCAATTAATAAATACAGAATCTTTTTCTGACAAAGGAATAAATCTTGTGCAAGAGAGCGTTAATCAAAGAACACAAGAAGTCATGATTGATGATGGAAGAGGGCGGTTTGTTGACCGAGATGGAGATTCACTCCAAAAACAAGCTGAACCATCACTTGTACTTTTTCCATTTTTAAAAGAGACCACATGGCCTTCTGAAGACCTGTCACAAATTGTTGGCATACCTAGTAACAAGCTACAAGAATTAGTAAGCGATACGAAAGAGCCAGTCGTGCTATCTAGTAAACATGGTGTTTCGTTAACAGCTTCTGAACTCGAAAAGATTAATGACCTTAAGATTCCCGGAATATTTGGTATTTACCAACAAACGATGTTAGATGAGACAATTGGAGATCATATCATCGGAATTATTGGAGAAAATGCCGAGGCCTTAAGAACAAAATATCCGGACCGCACTGATTTATCTTACAAAACGAAAATTGGTGTAACTGGTCTTGAGAAAGCGTTTGATGAATTTTTATTGCCGGATGCGGAAACAAAGCTTCTTTATCATGTAGATGGTGACGGACATCCTCTGTTCGGTATTAATGTCAAATATATCGCTGACTCAAATCCTTTTTATCCCGTAACAGTGAAAACAACCATTGACAAGGATATACAAGCAATGGCTGAAGAGGTGTTGGAGCAACAAAAAGTTGAAAAAGGTGGCGTTGTTTTACTTGATATCGAGAATAATGAAGTATTAGCTATGGCTTCTAAACCAACTTTAAATCGATCTGATTCAACTACACTGACAAATCATATGCTTCAGCCTCTTTTCCCTGGATCTATTTTTAAAACTGTCATTTCTGCAGCAGCAATTGAATATGGTTTAGATGACCCAACAAGACAGTTTAATTGCAGCCTAAACTTACACGGTGAAGCAGATGGAGGACAGGATGATGGACAGCTTACGTTCGAGAGAAGTTTTGCTAAAAGCTGTAACTATACATTTACAACATTAGCTAAAGAATTAATAGAAAAAGATAAAAATGTTATTGAAGATACATCAAATAAATTAGGATTAATTGATCCGGTTGGATGGTCTGGCGAAGTATTTCATTATGAAAATTTTAAGCAATTTCCTGATGAAAAAAGTGGTAATATCTGGAGTGATAATAAAGATAAAAATGTACCCAGAGCTGTTGATCAAACAGCTATTGGTCAAAAAGATGTAAAAATTACTCCGCTTTCTATAGCGAATATGATGGCAACAATTGCAAGAGGCGGACAAAAACAGCAAGTGAAGATCGTAGAAAATATATTATATAAAAATGGAACCAATATGTATTCATTTACGTCTAATTCATTAGAAGGAGAAACCATATCTCCTATGACTGCTTCAAAGCTGCAAAAGTTGCTCAGGTTAGTTGTAACAGATTCCGAGGGAACTGGAAGAAGGTTTCAATCATCGCCAATTGAGGTATCAGGTAAATCAGGAACAGCTCAAACAGGTAAATCAAATAGCAATGATCAAACGTTGTATAATAAATGGTTTGCAGGGTATTTTCCATCTGAAAAACCCAAATATGCATTAGTTGTTGTAGAGATGGATACTACCAGTGCTGAGGCTGGTACAAATGCTGCTTTTTATGATATTGTAAACGAAATGTCTAAAATTGACGAACGAAAAGATTAA
- the greA gene encoding transcription elongation factor GreA, with amino-acid sequence MAQEKVFPMTREGKEKLEQELEYLKTVKRKEVVERIKIARSFGDLSENSEYDSAKEEQAFVEGRITTLENMIRNAKIIEGEADTSSVSLGRTVTFTELPDGDEETYTIVGSAEADPFEGKISNDSPIAKSLLGKKVGDEVTVQTPGGEMLVKIVNIS; translated from the coding sequence ATGGCACAAGAAAAAGTTTTTCCAATGACTAGAGAAGGTAAAGAAAAGCTTGAACAAGAGCTTGAATATTTGAAAACGGTTAAACGTAAAGAAGTTGTAGAGAGAATTAAAATCGCACGTAGTTTCGGGGATCTATCTGAGAACTCTGAGTATGATTCAGCGAAAGAAGAACAAGCATTTGTTGAGGGTCGTATTACAACATTAGAAAATATGATTCGAAATGCTAAAATAATTGAGGGTGAAGCTGATACAAGCTCCGTATCACTTGGTCGTACGGTTACTTTTACTGAACTTCCAGATGGTGATGAAGAAACGTATACAATCGTAGGTAGTGCTGAGGCAGACCCATTTGAAGGTAAGATCTCAAATGATTCTCCAATAGCTAAAAGCTTACTTGGCAAAAAAGTAGGCGATGAAGTAACAGTTCAAACACCAGGTGGAGAAATGCTTGTAAAAATCGTGAATATTAGCTGA
- the udk gene encoding uridine kinase, whose protein sequence is MAKKPVVIGVAGGSGSGKTSVTKAIYEHFKGHSILMLEQDFYYKDQSHLPFEQRLNTNYDHPLAFDNDLLIDHLNALLHHKSIEKPVYDYSLHTRSEDVMIVEPKDVIILEGILILEDERLRDLMDIKLYVDTDADLRIIRRILRDIKERGRSIESVIEQYLSVVRPMHNQFIEPTKRYADIIIPEGGQNHVAIDLMVTKIQTILELNAIL, encoded by the coding sequence ATGGCAAAGAAGCCGGTTGTAATAGGGGTTGCTGGCGGATCAGGCTCAGGTAAAACGAGCGTGACCAAAGCAATCTACGAGCATTTTAAAGGTCATTCAATCTTGATGCTGGAGCAGGATTTTTATTATAAAGATCAAAGTCACCTGCCGTTTGAACAGAGATTAAACACAAACTATGACCATCCGCTTGCATTTGATAATGATTTATTAATTGACCATTTGAATGCATTGTTACATCATAAGTCAATTGAAAAGCCTGTATATGATTATTCTTTGCATACACGATCTGAAGATGTTATGATCGTAGAACCTAAAGATGTCATCATTCTTGAAGGTATCCTCATCTTAGAGGATGAACGTTTACGTGATTTAATGGATATCAAACTATATGTTGATACTGATGCTGATTTACGAATTATTCGTAGAATTCTTCGTGATATAAAAGAAAGAGGGCGTTCCATCGAGTCAGTGATTGAGCAATATCTTTCAGTTGTAAGGCCGATGCATAATCAATTTATCGAGCCGACAAAAAGATATGCTGATATTATCATTCCGGAAGGTGGGCAAAATCACGTTGCAATTGATTTAATGGTCACAAAAATTCAAACAATTCTTGAACTAAATGCAATTTTGTAA
- a CDS encoding peptidase U32 family protein, translated as MTTVMDKISTIIDGKRVITKKPELLAPAGNLEKLKIAVHYGADAVFIGGQEYGLRSNAGNFSQEEMAEGVQFANKYGAKIYVTTNIFAHNENMDGLDEYLMGLQDAGVTGIIVADPLIIETCRRVAPKLEVHLSTQQSLSNWKAVQFWKEEGLERVVLARETSAEEIKEMKEKVDIEIEAFIHGAMCIAYSGRCTLSNHMTARDSNRGGCCQSCRWDYDLFKLENNQEVALFNEDDAAFAMSPKDLNLIESIPKMIELGVDSLKIEGRMKSIHYIATVVSVYRKVIDAYCADPENFKIDPEWLKELNKCANRETASAFFEEVPGFQQQMFGQHSTKTEYDFAGLVLDYNKDTQMVTLQQRNHFKPGETVEFFGPEIENFTQMIEKIWDENGKELDAARHPLQIVTFKVDKPVFVNNMMRKGF; from the coding sequence GTGACGACAGTAATGGATAAAATTTCTACAATAATTGATGGGAAACGTGTCATAACGAAGAAGCCCGAGTTATTGGCACCAGCAGGCAATTTAGAAAAATTAAAAATCGCCGTTCATTATGGAGCAGATGCTGTTTTTATTGGAGGACAGGAATATGGCCTTCGTTCAAATGCAGGAAATTTCTCTCAAGAGGAAATGGCAGAAGGTGTACAGTTCGCTAACAAGTACGGCGCAAAAATCTATGTTACGACAAATATTTTTGCACATAATGAAAACATGGATGGACTTGATGAGTATTTAATGGGATTACAGGATGCAGGAGTAACAGGAATTATCGTTGCTGACCCGCTCATCATTGAAACATGCCGACGTGTGGCGCCAAAGCTGGAAGTTCATTTAAGTACACAGCAATCTCTTTCTAACTGGAAGGCTGTCCAGTTTTGGAAAGAGGAAGGGTTAGAGCGTGTCGTATTAGCTCGTGAAACGAGTGCTGAAGAAATAAAGGAAATGAAAGAAAAGGTTGATATTGAGATTGAAGCCTTTATTCATGGTGCAATGTGTATTGCCTATTCTGGACGCTGTACGTTAAGTAACCATATGACTGCACGTGATTCAAATCGTGGAGGTTGCTGTCAGTCATGTCGTTGGGATTATGATTTATTTAAACTTGAAAATAATCAAGAAGTAGCGTTATTTAATGAAGATGATGCAGCTTTTGCCATGAGTCCTAAAGATTTAAACTTAATTGAATCTATCCCTAAAATGATTGAACTTGGAGTCGACAGCTTAAAGATTGAAGGAAGAATGAAATCAATTCACTATATTGCAACAGTTGTGAGTGTCTATCGAAAAGTTATTGATGCTTATTGTGCTGATCCTGAAAACTTTAAAATAGATCCTGAATGGTTAAAAGAACTTAACAAATGTGCAAACCGTGAAACAGCTTCTGCATTCTTTGAAGAAGTTCCCGGCTTTCAACAACAAATGTTTGGCCAACATAGTACGAAAACAGAGTATGATTTTGCCGGACTTGTATTAGATTATAATAAAGACACACAAATGGTTACCCTGCAGCAACGTAACCACTTTAAACCTGGTGAAACAGTCGAATTCTTTGGTCCGGAAATTGAGAATTTTACACAAATGATTGAGAAGATTTGGGATGAAAATGGTAAAGAGCTGGATGCAGCTCGCCACCCGTTACAAATTGTGACATTCAAAGTAGATAAACCGGTCTTCGTTAACAACATGATGCGAAAGGGGTTCTAA
- a CDS encoding peptidase U32 family protein: protein MKKPELLVTPKSVEDILPLIEAGADAFIIGEQRFGLRLAGEFSREQVKQAIEIAHHHNKKVFVAMNAIFHNEAIADIENYLSFLTEVKVDAVVFGDPAVLMAAKEVAPDLKLHWNTETTATNWYTCNYWGRKGSKRAVLARELSMDAIIETKEHADVEIEVQVHGMTCMFQSKRTLLGNYFEYQGKALKVENRNDNKEMMFLFDPERDNKYPIFEDVNGTHIMSPNDICIIDELGEMIDAGIDSFKIDGVLQTSNYIIEVTKKYRKAIDLYIEDNAKYEEVKDVLLEEIENIQAKNRNLDTGFFFKETVY, encoded by the coding sequence ATGAAGAAACCTGAGTTATTAGTAACACCTAAATCAGTAGAGGATATACTTCCGTTAATTGAAGCAGGTGCAGACGCGTTTATTATTGGAGAACAAAGATTTGGGTTGCGTCTTGCAGGTGAATTTTCCAGAGAACAAGTGAAACAAGCAATTGAAATTGCACACCATCACAATAAAAAAGTATTTGTTGCAATGAATGCTATCTTTCATAATGAAGCAATTGCTGATATAGAGAACTATTTATCCTTTTTAACAGAGGTAAAAGTAGATGCTGTGGTATTCGGGGATCCAGCTGTATTAATGGCGGCGAAGGAAGTGGCGCCGGATTTAAAGCTGCATTGGAACACTGAAACAACGGCAACGAACTGGTATACATGTAATTATTGGGGAAGAAAAGGTTCAAAACGTGCGGTATTAGCTCGTGAATTAAGTATGGATGCTATTATTGAAACAAAAGAACATGCAGACGTTGAAATTGAGGTGCAGGTGCACGGGATGACATGTATGTTCCAATCAAAACGCACACTTTTAGGGAATTACTTTGAGTATCAAGGTAAGGCATTAAAAGTTGAAAATCGTAATGATAACAAAGAAATGATGTTTTTATTTGACCCAGAAAGAGATAATAAGTACCCAATTTTTGAAGATGTTAATGGCACACATATTATGAGCCCAAATGATATCTGTATAATCGATGAACTTGGAGAAATGATTGACGCCGGAATTGATTCTTTCAAGATTGATGGTGTCTTACAAACATCAAATTATATTATCGAGGTCACAAAAAAATACAGAAAAGCAATTGATCTTTATATTGAGGACAATGCGAAGTATGAGGAAGTAAAAGATGTACTTTTAGAAGAAATCGAGAATATTCAGGCGAAGAATCGCAATTTGGATACAGGATTTTTCTTTAAAGAAACGGTTTATTAA
- a CDS encoding O-methyltransferase: MNRRAIMLNQDVITYVENLIPESSSYVKQMEEFARLHDVPIMEKVGIEVLLLLLSMQQPKRIFEIGTAIGYSAIRMALQLPQTQIITVELDEERYQQANKHIKDLGLQNQIKTFLGDALSISEEMKHFGPFDALFIDATKAKYQKFFTLYEPMLTEDGMIYSDNVLFKGTVARDRSELKTRRQRTLVRKLDEYNQMLSSLEGYKTTIIPVGDGIAVTKKMK, encoded by the coding sequence ATGAACAGGAGGGCAATCATGTTAAATCAAGACGTTATAACGTATGTTGAAAACTTAATACCGGAATCATCATCTTACGTTAAGCAAATGGAAGAGTTTGCGAGACTTCATGATGTGCCAATAATGGAAAAGGTCGGTATTGAGGTATTGCTCTTACTTTTATCTATGCAGCAACCAAAAAGAATTTTTGAAATTGGAACAGCAATTGGCTATTCAGCAATTAGAATGGCACTGCAATTACCTCAAACTCAAATAATTACAGTGGAGCTTGATGAGGAAAGGTATCAACAAGCCAACAAACATATTAAAGACCTAGGGTTACAAAACCAAATCAAAACCTTCTTAGGTGATGCTTTGTCCATCTCAGAAGAAATGAAACATTTTGGACCATTTGATGCATTATTTATTGATGCGACAAAAGCAAAATATCAAAAGTTTTTTACATTATATGAACCAATGTTAACTGAAGATGGGATGATATACTCGGATAACGTCTTATTTAAAGGAACAGTTGCTCGAGATCGTTCAGAACTCAAAACGAGAAGACAACGTACTCTCGTTCGAAAGCTAGATGAGTATAATCAGATGCTTTCTTCTTTAGAAGGATATAAAACAACAATTATTCCTGTTGGAGATGGAATTGCTGTAACAAAGAAAATGAAATAA